The following proteins come from a genomic window of Ferrovibrio sp. MS7:
- a CDS encoding enoyl-CoA hydratase/isomerase family protein has protein sequence MSEPGTTDAVVLERHGAVAVLRLNEPKSMNALSPTIKAGLNRHLPGLLEDDAVRCLLITGTDRAFCAGGDIRAMDERGTLRSQARMRSNYNWLLPLLNARKPVITALNGAAAGAGFALALTGDYVLASTEARFRAGFFGIAAVPDLGLAYTLPRAVGMLRAKEILFSNRDVDAEEALRIGLVTRVIAADKLMEEAMKLAEQLAAGPTASYGLAKGLLQRAYNLPLEGFLESEASAQTMAFGSDDIAEGIAAFKGKRKPAFQGK, from the coding sequence ATGAGCGAGCCGGGAACGACTGACGCCGTGGTGCTGGAACGCCATGGGGCCGTGGCTGTGCTGCGGCTGAACGAGCCGAAATCCATGAATGCGCTGTCGCCGACCATCAAGGCCGGGCTGAACCGGCATCTGCCGGGACTGCTGGAAGACGATGCCGTGCGCTGCCTGCTGATCACCGGCACCGACCGCGCCTTCTGTGCCGGCGGCGATATCCGCGCCATGGATGAGCGCGGCACGCTCCGCAGCCAGGCCCGCATGCGCAGCAATTACAACTGGCTGCTGCCGCTGCTGAATGCGCGCAAGCCAGTGATCACGGCACTGAACGGCGCTGCCGCCGGCGCCGGCTTCGCCCTGGCGCTGACCGGCGATTATGTGCTGGCCTCCACGGAAGCGCGGTTCCGCGCCGGTTTCTTCGGCATCGCCGCCGTGCCCGATCTCGGCCTTGCCTACACCCTGCCGCGCGCCGTCGGCATGCTGCGGGCGAAGGAAATCCTGTTCTCCAACCGCGATGTGGATGCCGAGGAGGCTTTGCGCATCGGCCTGGTGACGCGCGTGATAGCCGCCGACAAGCTGATGGAAGAAGCCATGAAGCTGGCCGAACAGCTCGCCGCCGGCCCCACCGCCAGCTATGGCCTGGCCAAGGGCCTGCTGCAGCGCGCCTATAACCTGCCGCTGGAAGGTTTCCTGGAAAGCGAAGCCTCGGCGCAGACCATGGCTTTCGGCAGCGACGACATCGCCGAAGGGATTGCCGCCTTCAAGGGCAAGCGCAAGCCGGCTTTCCAGGGCAAGTGA
- a CDS encoding long-chain-fatty-acid--CoA ligase, producing the protein MLRLTASLHRAVQIRPAHPAVIFGDRRWTWTQFTDRVARLAAVLRQLGLKPGDRVAMLAHSSDRYLEFYYGTMWAGGVIVPVSTRYALPETAFLLNDSGAEILLVDDEFASQVPALKPLAPGLRHVLFTGEGALPDGLLEYEALLRAASPCEDARRGGDDLAVLFYTGGTTGRSKGVMLSHANMHINSYNSIIHCRLRDVVGLHAGPLYHAAAGSRVFTNSILAGTHVVIPRFSVTALLEALHNHRITMVSMVPTMLTMVLNEPTLDRYDLSALELIGYGGAPMPPATLEALMRRLPHVRFSQAYGMTELSPACTYLDPQDHTLDPKVAHRLASGGRAALGLDVRIVDPEDREVPRGQIGEIAVAGATVMLGYWRQPELTAQAIRNGYMHTGDLGYMDADGYVYVMDRLKDMIVSGGENVYTVEVENAILKHPAVRECAVFGIPHELWGEAVHAAVSLKDGASASAEDLIEHCRQHIGGFKIPRSVEFRSSFPLSAANKILKSELRKPFWDGRARSVN; encoded by the coding sequence ATGCTGCGGCTGACCGCCTCGCTGCACCGCGCGGTGCAGATCCGGCCGGCGCATCCTGCGGTGATTTTCGGCGACAGGCGCTGGACCTGGACCCAATTCACCGACCGCGTCGCCAGGCTCGCCGCCGTGCTGCGGCAACTCGGCCTCAAGCCCGGCGACCGTGTCGCCATGCTGGCGCATTCCAGCGACCGCTACCTGGAATTCTACTACGGCACGATGTGGGCCGGCGGCGTCATCGTGCCGGTCTCGACCCGTTATGCCCTGCCCGAAACCGCCTTCCTGCTGAACGATAGCGGCGCCGAAATCCTGCTGGTGGATGATGAATTCGCAAGCCAGGTGCCGGCCCTGAAGCCGCTGGCGCCAGGGCTGCGCCATGTCCTCTTCACTGGCGAGGGCGCGCTGCCTGACGGCTTGCTGGAGTATGAGGCGCTGCTGCGGGCCGCCAGCCCCTGCGAGGATGCCAGGCGTGGCGGCGATGATCTGGCGGTACTGTTCTATACCGGCGGCACCACCGGGCGGTCCAAGGGCGTGATGCTCAGCCACGCCAACATGCATATCAATTCCTACAACTCGATCATCCATTGCCGCTTGCGCGATGTGGTCGGCCTGCATGCCGGGCCGCTCTACCATGCCGCCGCCGGCAGCCGGGTCTTTACCAATTCCATTCTTGCCGGCACCCATGTGGTTATCCCGCGCTTCAGCGTCACGGCTTTGCTCGAAGCCCTGCACAATCACCGCATCACCATGGTCTCGATGGTGCCGACCATGCTGACCATGGTGCTGAATGAGCCGACACTGGACCGCTACGATCTTTCGGCCCTGGAACTGATCGGCTATGGCGGCGCGCCGATGCCGCCGGCGACCTTGGAGGCGCTGATGCGCCGCCTGCCGCATGTGCGCTTCTCCCAGGCCTATGGCATGACTGAACTCTCGCCGGCCTGCACCTATCTCGATCCCCAGGATCACACGCTCGACCCGAAGGTGGCGCATCGCCTGGCGTCGGGCGGGCGCGCGGCGCTGGGCCTTGATGTCCGCATCGTCGACCCGGAGGACCGTGAAGTGCCGCGCGGCCAGATCGGCGAAATCGCCGTGGCCGGCGCCACAGTGATGCTCGGCTACTGGCGGCAGCCGGAGCTGACGGCACAGGCGATCCGCAACGGCTACATGCATACCGGCGATCTCGGCTACATGGATGCGGACGGCTATGTCTATGTCATGGACCGGCTGAAGGACATGATCGTGTCTGGCGGCGAGAACGTCTACACGGTGGAAGTCGAGAACGCGATCCTCAAGCATCCGGCGGTGCGCGAATGCGCGGTGTTTGGCATCCCGCATGAACTCTGGGGCGAGGCGGTGCATGCCGCCGTGTCGCTGAAAGATGGTGCCAGCGCTTCCGCCGAAGACCTGATCGAGCATTGCCGGCAGCATATCGGCGGCTTCAAGATTCCGCGCAGCGTCGAATTCCGCAGCAGTTTCCCGCTTTCGGCGGCGAACAAGATTCTGAAATCCGAATTGCGCAAGCCCTTCTGGGATGGGCGCGCGCGCTCAGTCAATTAA
- a CDS encoding acyl-CoA synthetase: MHQGIVSGRQNRTDAEVEARVQRMAGGFKALGIGQGDCVAILMRNDIAFLEVTYGIMRLGAYAVPVNWHFKPEEIAYVLQDSGAKALIGHADLLNKLRAHVAPDVLAGRLLLSAPPPEEVVAAYKLAPADCAAPSGILDLESWLTTQPVYDGPNLPAPQSMIYTSGTTGAPKGVRRMAPTPAEEKATTAMRALIYGVKPGVRALLPGPLYHSAPNAFAVRAGRLGGVLVLQSRFDPEEFLRLVQDERLDTAFMVPTMFVRLLKLPEETRHKYDISSLKFIIHAAAPCPPEMKTAMIRWWGPIIHEFYGGTETGPVSFALPEDALKKPGTVGRASPGAEIRIVDDQLNALPTGSIGEIYARIEGYPDFTYHNKPEKRAEVDLDGLVTCGDVGYLDEDGYLFICDRKRDMVISGGVNIYPAEIEAVLVGLEGVQDCAVFGIPDTEFGESLLAVVEPRPGVTLDITALRQELAKHLADYKVPRRIEIGANLPREDSGKIFKRRLRDPYWEAAGRKI, translated from the coding sequence GTGCATCAGGGCATTGTCAGCGGCAGGCAGAACCGCACCGACGCGGAAGTGGAAGCGCGGGTGCAGCGCATGGCCGGCGGCTTCAAGGCGCTGGGTATCGGACAGGGCGATTGCGTCGCCATCCTGATGCGCAACGACATTGCCTTCTTGGAAGTGACCTATGGCATCATGCGGCTGGGCGCCTATGCGGTGCCGGTCAACTGGCATTTCAAGCCCGAGGAAATCGCCTATGTGCTGCAGGATAGCGGCGCCAAGGCGTTGATCGGCCATGCCGACCTGCTGAACAAGCTTCGCGCCCATGTGGCGCCCGATGTGTTGGCTGGCCGCCTGCTGCTCTCGGCGCCACCGCCGGAGGAAGTGGTTGCCGCCTATAAGCTGGCGCCGGCGGATTGCGCAGCACCCTCTGGTATTCTCGATCTTGAATCCTGGCTCACCACACAGCCGGTTTACGATGGCCCTAACCTGCCGGCGCCGCAGAGCATGATCTATACGTCTGGCACCACTGGCGCGCCCAAGGGCGTGCGCCGCATGGCGCCGACGCCGGCCGAGGAAAAAGCCACCACCGCGATGCGGGCGCTGATCTATGGCGTGAAGCCCGGCGTGCGCGCGCTGCTGCCGGGGCCGCTCTATCACTCGGCGCCCAATGCCTTCGCGGTACGCGCTGGCCGGCTCGGCGGCGTACTGGTGCTGCAATCGCGCTTCGACCCGGAGGAATTCCTGCGGCTGGTGCAGGACGAGCGCCTGGACACGGCGTTCATGGTCCCGACCATGTTCGTGCGGCTGCTCAAGCTGCCTGAAGAGACGCGGCACAAATACGATATCTCGTCGCTGAAATTCATCATCCATGCCGCCGCGCCCTGTCCGCCGGAAATGAAGACGGCGATGATCCGCTGGTGGGGCCCGATCATCCATGAATTTTATGGCGGCACCGAAACCGGCCCGGTCAGCTTCGCCTTGCCCGAGGATGCACTGAAAAAGCCCGGCACCGTGGGCCGCGCTTCGCCGGGGGCGGAAATCCGCATTGTCGATGACCAGCTTAATGCCCTGCCGACCGGCAGCATCGGCGAAATCTATGCCCGCATCGAGGGCTATCCCGATTTCACCTACCACAACAAGCCGGAAAAGCGCGCTGAGGTCGATCTCGATGGCCTCGTCACCTGCGGCGATGTCGGCTACCTGGATGAAGATGGCTATCTGTTCATCTGCGACCGCAAGCGCGACATGGTGATTTCCGGCGGCGTGAATATCTATCCGGCCGAGATCGAGGCGGTGCTGGTTGGCCTTGAGGGGGTGCAGGATTGCGCCGTGTTCGGTATCCCGGACACGGAATTCGGCGAAAGCCTGCTGGCGGTAGTGGAGCCGCGTCCGGGCGTGACGCTGGATATCACCGCGCTGCGCCAGGAATTGGCGAAGCATCTGGCGGATTACAAGGTGCCGCGCCGCATCGAGATCGGCGCCAACCTGCCGCGCGAGGATTCCGGCAAGATCTTTAAGCGCCGCCTCCGCGATCCCTATTGGGAAGCGGCCGGCCGGAAGATTTGA
- a CDS encoding acetyl-CoA acetyltransferase yields the protein MPKGIRDKVAILGMGCSKFGERWDMEAHDLMVEAYAEALQDSGIETKQIDAAWLGTAIEEQHVGKSAVPLAVGLRLPFIPVTRVENFCASGTEAFRGAVYAVASGAADIALALGVEKLKDTGYGGLPQRTRGTLNNQTWPNLSAPGSFAQLAAAYRAKHGSSPEDLKRAMAHISVKSHDNGAKNPKAHLRNKITLDTVLNAPMIAEPLGLFDCCGVSDGAACAIVTTPEIARSLGKTDLITVKALQLSVSNGQEAQHNSWDGSYFATTRIAAKRAYQEAGIEKPRDEISLIEVHDCFSITELVTMEDLHISAEGTAIRDVLDGFYDADGSIPCQIDGGLKCFGHPIGASGLRMIYEMYLQMLGRAGERQRKQVPRLGLTHNLGGFPHQNVCSISIVGRYDG from the coding sequence ATGCCGAAGGGTATTCGCGACAAGGTCGCCATTCTGGGTATGGGTTGCTCGAAGTTCGGCGAGCGCTGGGACATGGAGGCACATGACCTGATGGTCGAGGCCTATGCCGAGGCTTTGCAGGATTCCGGCATCGAGACCAAGCAGATCGATGCCGCCTGGCTCGGCACCGCTATCGAGGAACAGCATGTCGGCAAGTCCGCCGTGCCGCTGGCTGTTGGCCTGCGCCTGCCCTTCATCCCGGTGACGCGGGTGGAAAACTTCTGCGCCTCTGGCACCGAAGCTTTCCGCGGCGCGGTCTATGCTGTCGCCTCGGGCGCCGCCGATATCGCGCTCGCGCTCGGTGTCGAGAAGCTGAAGGATACCGGCTATGGCGGTCTGCCGCAGCGCACCCGTGGCACACTGAACAACCAGACCTGGCCGAATCTCTCGGCGCCCGGCAGCTTCGCCCAACTCGCCGCCGCCTACCGCGCCAAGCATGGCTCCTCGCCCGAAGATCTGAAGCGCGCCATGGCGCATATCTCGGTCAAGAGCCACGACAACGGCGCCAAGAATCCGAAGGCGCATCTGCGCAACAAGATCACGCTGGATACCGTGCTCAACGCGCCCATGATCGCCGAGCCGCTCGGCCTGTTCGATTGCTGCGGCGTGTCGGACGGCGCCGCCTGCGCCATCGTCACCACGCCGGAAATCGCCCGCAGCTTGGGCAAGACCGACCTGATCACCGTGAAGGCGCTGCAGCTTTCGGTCTCCAACGGCCAGGAAGCGCAGCATAATTCCTGGGATGGCAGCTATTTCGCCACCACCCGCATCGCCGCCAAGCGCGCCTACCAGGAAGCCGGCATCGAGAAGCCGCGCGACGAGATCAGCCTGATCGAGGTGCATGACTGCTTCTCGATCACCGAGTTGGTGACCATGGAAGACCTTCATATCTCGGCGGAAGGCACTGCCATCCGCGACGTGCTGGACGGCTTCTATGACGCTGATGGCAGCATCCCCTGCCAGATCGATGGCGGCCTGAAATGCTTCGGCCACCCGATCGGCGCCTCGGGCCTGCGCATGATCTACGAGATGTATCTGCAGATGCTGGGCCGCGCCGGCGAACGCCAGCGCAAGCAGGTGCCGCGCCTCGGCCTGACGCATAACCTGGGCGGCTTCCCGCACCAGAATGTCTGCTCGATCTCGATTGTCGGCCGCTACGACGGCTGA
- a CDS encoding 3-oxoacyl-[acyl-carrier-protein] synthase III C-terminal domain-containing protein produces the protein MSYGILSFGAYIPRLRLARKSIADANSWFNPALKSQAKGERAICNWDEDPVTMAVEAGRDALKGRSRASVKSLRFASTTFPFLDRLNASLVAEALNLGEEIGSQDVSGTQRAATTALLQALQGREDVLIVGAEKREAKPAGPVEMSSGDGAAALLIGEGDPIALLLGAATRSADFVDHFRSADSDGDYGWEERWIRDAGYARIVPPVIKRCLEQAGKSAAEVTHFCMPAVLPKLANAMAKAAGIADAAVRDNLHSVCGETGTAHPLLMLAAAFEEAKPGDLILVVGFGQGADALLFQVTPALPKLPARLGVKGHLARRQPETNYTKFLAFNDNMELDRGKRAEVDKETPLSSLWRNRAALTSFMGGECKRCGTLQFPISRICVNPNCNAIDSQQPHAFADKIGRINSYTADRLTYSPDPPACYGMIQFDEGGRWMMDFTDIDANALAVGQSMQMMFRIKDIDQQRGFRRYFWKAAPTAAAQGS, from the coding sequence ATGAGTTACGGTATTCTCAGTTTCGGCGCCTATATCCCCCGGCTGCGGCTGGCGCGGAAATCCATCGCCGATGCCAATAGCTGGTTCAATCCGGCACTGAAATCCCAGGCCAAGGGCGAGCGCGCCATCTGCAACTGGGATGAAGACCCGGTGACCATGGCGGTGGAAGCCGGCCGCGACGCCCTGAAGGGCCGCAGCCGTGCCAGCGTGAAGTCACTGCGCTTCGCCTCCACCACCTTTCCCTTCCTCGACCGCCTCAATGCCAGCCTGGTCGCCGAGGCACTGAATCTGGGCGAGGAAATCGGCTCGCAGGATGTCTCCGGCACCCAGCGCGCCGCCACCACGGCCTTGCTGCAAGCTTTGCAGGGCCGCGAGGACGTGCTGATCGTCGGCGCCGAGAAGCGCGAAGCCAAGCCGGCCGGCCCGGTGGAGATGTCGTCTGGCGACGGCGCCGCCGCTCTGCTGATCGGCGAGGGCGACCCCATCGCCCTGCTGCTCGGCGCCGCCACCCGCTCGGCGGATTTCGTCGATCACTTCCGCAGCGCCGATTCGGACGGCGATTACGGCTGGGAAGAACGCTGGATCCGCGATGCCGGCTATGCCCGGATCGTGCCGCCGGTGATCAAGCGCTGCCTGGAGCAGGCCGGCAAGTCTGCCGCCGAGGTGACGCATTTCTGCATGCCGGCCGTGCTGCCGAAACTCGCCAATGCCATGGCCAAGGCGGCCGGCATTGCCGATGCCGCCGTGCGCGACAATTTGCATAGCGTGTGCGGCGAAACCGGCACGGCGCATCCTTTGCTGATGCTGGCAGCCGCCTTCGAGGAGGCCAAGCCCGGCGACCTGATCCTGGTGGTGGGCTTCGGCCAGGGCGCCGATGCGTTGCTGTTCCAGGTGACGCCGGCGCTGCCCAAGCTGCCGGCGCGACTCGGCGTGAAGGGCCATCTGGCCCGCCGCCAGCCGGAGACCAACTACACCAAGTTCCTCGCCTTCAACGACAATATGGAACTGGATCGCGGCAAGCGTGCCGAGGTGGATAAGGAAACGCCGCTCTCTTCGCTGTGGCGCAACCGCGCCGCGCTGACCAGCTTCATGGGCGGCGAATGCAAACGCTGCGGCACGCTGCAATTCCCGATCAGCCGCATCTGCGTCAATCCGAATTGCAACGCCATCGACAGCCAGCAGCCACATGCCTTCGCCGACAAGATCGGCCGCATCAACTCCTATACCGCCGACCGCCTCACCTACTCGCCGGATCCGCCAGCCTGCTACGGCATGATCCAGTTCGATGAAGGCGGCCGCTGGATGATGGATTTCACCGACATCGATGCCAACGCGCTTGCCGTCGGCCAGTCGATGCAGATGATGTTCCGCATCAAGGATATCGATCAGCAACGCGGCTTCCGCCGCTATTTCTGGAAAGCTGCACCCACCGCAGCAGCGCAGGGGAGTTAA
- a CDS encoding SDR family NAD(P)-dependent oxidoreductase, giving the protein MSGNGALDGKVVIVTGAGRGIGREIALLAAAEGGRVVVNDLGGGGDGSGASQEPAQQVVDEIKAKGGEAIANFDSVAEPATANNIIKTALDKYGRLDGVVNNAGILRDSIFHKMSVADFEIVIKVHLMGSFYMSHAAARLFREQNSGSFVHFTSTSGLVGNFGQANYAAAKLGIVGLSKSIALDMQRFNVRSNCVSPFAWSRLIGEIPTNTEAEKKRVDRMKAMGPEKIAPLSVFLLGDGAKDVTGQIFSVRMNEIFLMSQSRPIRSIHRSEGWTCDSLRDHGIPALKSSFYPLDRSADIFSWDPI; this is encoded by the coding sequence ATGAGCGGGAACGGGGCCCTCGACGGCAAGGTGGTAATTGTCACCGGCGCGGGGCGCGGCATCGGGCGCGAAATTGCGCTGCTGGCGGCGGCCGAAGGCGGTCGCGTGGTGGTGAACGATCTCGGCGGCGGCGGTGACGGCAGCGGCGCCAGCCAGGAACCGGCGCAGCAGGTGGTGGACGAGATCAAGGCCAAGGGCGGCGAGGCGATTGCCAATTTCGACAGCGTGGCCGAACCGGCCACCGCCAACAACATCATCAAGACCGCGCTGGACAAGTATGGCCGCCTCGATGGCGTGGTGAACAATGCCGGCATCCTGCGCGACTCGATCTTCCACAAGATGAGCGTGGCGGATTTCGAGATCGTGATCAAAGTGCACCTCATGGGCAGCTTCTATATGTCCCATGCGGCGGCACGGCTGTTCCGCGAGCAGAATAGCGGCAGCTTTGTGCATTTCACCTCCACCTCGGGCCTGGTGGGCAATTTCGGCCAAGCCAATTATGCCGCCGCCAAGCTCGGCATTGTCGGCCTGTCGAAGTCGATCGCGTTGGACATGCAGCGTTTCAACGTGCGTTCCAACTGCGTGTCGCCGTTCGCCTGGAGTCGCCTGATCGGCGAAATCCCGACCAACACGGAAGCCGAGAAGAAGCGCGTCGACCGCATGAAGGCGATGGGCCCGGAAAAGATCGCGCCGTTGAGCGTGTTCCTGCTGGGTGACGGCGCCAAGGACGTGACTGGCCAGATCTTCTCCGTGCGCATGAACGAGATTTTCCTGATGAGCCAGTCGCGGCCCATCCGCTCGATCCACCGCAGCGAAGGCTGGACTTGCGACAGCCTGCGCGACCACGGCATTCCGGCGCTGAAAAGCTCGTTCTATCCGCTGGACCGTTCCGCCGACATCTTCTCCTGGGACCCGATCTGA
- a CDS encoding acyl-CoA dehydrogenase family protein yields the protein MAAAAALSDLPAYTEEHELFRSTVRKFIAAEVAPHHARWEEQGVVDRSVWQKAAEYGLLLTNIPTEYGGGGADFLTSAIMVEEMARGIFSGPGFRLHSDIVAPYILHHGSEAQKQKWLPRMARAETITAIAMTEPGAGSDLQGIRTTAVRDGDHFIINGQKTFITNGQLADLIIVACKTDAAAGAKGISLILVEASTPGFSRGRNLEKVGMKAQDTSELFFQDVRVPVSNVLGQEGRGFALLMTELPQERLLVGITAVGVMEAAYEMTLNYTRERKAFGKPLADFQNSRFRLAEVKTEVHVARTFLNDCVAKHMRGELDVPTAAMCKWWLSELENRVVDTCVQLHGGYGYMWEYPIARAFADARVHRIYAGSNEIMREIIGRSL from the coding sequence ATGGCCGCCGCCGCAGCCCTGTCCGACCTGCCTGCCTATACCGAGGAGCATGAACTGTTCCGCAGCACCGTGCGCAAGTTCATTGCCGCCGAGGTGGCGCCGCATCATGCGCGCTGGGAGGAACAGGGCGTGGTGGACCGCAGTGTTTGGCAGAAAGCGGCGGAATACGGCCTGCTGCTGACCAATATCCCGACCGAGTATGGCGGCGGCGGCGCCGATTTCCTTACCAGTGCCATCATGGTGGAGGAGATGGCGCGCGGCATCTTCTCCGGCCCCGGTTTCCGGCTGCATTCCGATATCGTCGCGCCCTATATCCTGCATCACGGCTCCGAGGCGCAGAAGCAGAAGTGGCTGCCGCGTATGGCCCGGGCGGAAACCATCACCGCTATCGCCATGACCGAGCCAGGCGCCGGCAGCGACCTGCAGGGCATCCGCACCACCGCCGTGCGCGATGGCGACCATTTCATTATCAACGGCCAGAAGACCTTCATCACCAATGGTCAGCTCGCCGACCTGATCATTGTTGCCTGCAAGACCGATGCGGCGGCCGGCGCCAAGGGCATCAGCCTGATCCTGGTGGAAGCCAGCACGCCGGGCTTCAGCCGTGGCCGCAACCTGGAAAAGGTCGGCATGAAGGCGCAGGACACCTCGGAATTGTTCTTCCAGGATGTGCGCGTGCCGGTGAGCAATGTGCTGGGCCAGGAAGGGCGCGGCTTCGCGCTGCTGATGACCGAATTGCCGCAGGAACGCCTGCTGGTCGGTATCACCGCCGTCGGCGTCATGGAAGCAGCCTATGAGATGACGCTGAACTACACCCGCGAGCGCAAGGCTTTCGGCAAGCCGTTGGCGGATTTCCAGAACAGCCGCTTCCGCCTGGCGGAAGTGAAGACGGAAGTGCATGTAGCGCGCACCTTCCTCAACGACTGCGTCGCCAAGCATATGCGCGGCGAACTCGATGTGCCCACAGCCGCGATGTGCAAATGGTGGCTCTCGGAGTTGGAAAACCGTGTCGTCGATACCTGCGTGCAGCTCCATGGCGGCTACGGCTATATGTGGGAATACCCCATTGCCCGCGCCTTCGCCGATGCCCGCGTGCACCGCATCTATGCCGGCTCGAACGAGATCATGCGCGAGATCATCGGGCGGTCACTCTAA
- a CDS encoding MaoC/PaaZ C-terminal domain-containing protein — translation MAIEYQKLKNWKFADLEHTYTTRDTILYALGLGCGADPMDLDDLRYVYEEGDGLLALPSMAVTLGYPGFWLKDPNTGVDWRMVLHGEQGIVLHKPLPVAGTVIGKSRVTEIVDKGPGKGALLFSERDVIDKQSGDLLCTLTSTTFIRGEGGFGGPAGLNGGPVPAPHPIPERAPDETVDIPTLPQAALIYRLSGDYNPLHADPRIAQAVGFKMPILHGLCSYGIATRALVRACCGNEPAKLKTMQLRFTAPVYPGETIRTEIWREAEGVSFRARVIERDLVVLNNGKATFL, via the coding sequence ATGGCGATCGAGTATCAGAAGCTGAAAAATTGGAAATTCGCCGATCTGGAGCACACCTACACCACCCGCGACACCATTCTCTATGCGCTGGGCCTTGGGTGTGGCGCCGATCCGATGGACCTCGACGACCTGCGCTATGTCTATGAGGAAGGCGATGGCCTGCTGGCATTGCCGAGCATGGCCGTCACGCTCGGCTATCCCGGTTTCTGGCTGAAAGACCCCAATACCGGCGTTGACTGGCGCATGGTGCTGCATGGCGAGCAGGGCATCGTGCTACACAAGCCGCTGCCGGTGGCCGGCACGGTGATCGGCAAGAGCCGCGTCACCGAAATCGTCGACAAGGGGCCGGGCAAGGGCGCGCTGCTGTTCTCCGAGCGCGACGTGATCGACAAGCAGAGCGGTGACCTGCTCTGCACGCTCACCTCCACCACCTTCATTCGCGGCGAGGGTGGCTTCGGCGGCCCGGCCGGCCTGAATGGCGGCCCCGTTCCGGCGCCGCATCCGATCCCGGAACGCGCGCCGGATGAGACCGTGGATATTCCCACCCTGCCGCAGGCGGCGCTGATTTACCGGCTTTCTGGCGATTACAATCCGCTGCATGCCGATCCGCGCATCGCTCAAGCGGTCGGCTTCAAGATGCCGATCCTGCATGGCCTGTGCAGCTATGGCATCGCCACGCGTGCGCTGGTGCGCGCCTGCTGCGGCAACGAGCCGGCCAAGCTCAAGACCATGCAGCTCCGCTTCACCGCGCCGGTCTATCCGGGCGAAACCATCCGCACCGAAATCTGGCGCGAGGCCGAGGGCGTGTCGTTTCGCGCCCGCGTGATCGAGCGTGACCTGGTGGTGCTGAACAACGGCAAGGCGACGTTCCTGTAG